The Streptomyces noursei ATCC 11455 sequence GGTCGGTTCGTCGAGCCGGGTGATCAGCCGGCCCATCGTCGACTTGCCGCAGCCGGACTCGCCGACGACGCCCAGCGTCTCCCCGGGGAAGACGTCGAAGTCGATCCCGTCGACCGCCTGGACGGCCCCGACCTTGCGCTTGAGCAGGCCCTTGGTGATCGGGAAGTGCCGGACCAGGCCGCGGACCCGCAGCAGCGGCTCGTCCGGGGCGGCGGACCCGGAGCGCTCGGCACGCCCGACCGCAGGGGTCGCCGCGGGCTTCGCGGCCTTCTCCGTGTCCACCGACTTCTCGGCGCTCTCGACCTGCTCCGCCTGTTCGGCGTTCTCGGCCCGCTCGGGCTTCGCGGTCGCCTCAGGCTTCTCAGTCTTCTCGGTCACAGCTTCGGCGCAATCTCTTCGGTCCAGATACGCTCCCGCTCCTCCCGCGGCAGGTGGCAGGCGGAGAAGTGCCGGCCGTCGACCTGCTGCAGTTCGGGGCGCACCGTGCGGGTGACGTTGTCCTTGGGGACGTCCGCGTACGGGCAACGGGGGTTGAAGGCACAGCCGGACGGCACGTTGATCAGGCTGGGCGGCGAGCCCTTGACCGGGATGAGCCGGTCGGTCTGGTCACGGTCGATCCGCGGCATGGAGCCGAGCAGGCCCCAGGTGTAGGGGTGCTGCGGGGTGGCGAACACCTCGTCCGAGGGGCCCCGCTCCACGCACCGGCCGCCGTACATCACCAGCAGGTCGTCGGCGAGCTCGGCGACCACGCCCAGGTCGTGGGTGATGATGACGACCGCCGAGCCGAACTCCTTCTGCAGATCGCGGATCAGGTCCAGGATCTGCGCCTGGACGGTGACGTCCAAAGCGGTGGTCGGCTCGTCCGCGATCAGCAGCTCGGGGTTGTTGACCAGCGCCATGGCGATCATGGCGCGCTGGCGCATACCGCCGGAGAACTGGTGCGGATGGTCGTCCACCCGCTTGTCCGGCTGCGGGATGCCGACCCGGTCGAGCATCTCCACGGCGCGCTTGCGGGCGGTCTTCTTGTCGACGTCGTGGTGGACCCGGTACGCCTCCACGATCTGCTGGCCGACCGTGTAGAAGGGGTGCAGCGCGGACAGCGGATCCTGGAAGATCATCGCCATCTCACGGCCGCGCAGCCGGCGCACCTCGTCCGGGTCGGCGGCGACCAACTCCTTGCCGTCCAGCCAGATTTCGCCGGACATCCGCACCTTGCTGCGCTGTTGGCGGGAGGCCCGGTGCAGGCCCATGATCGCCAGTGAGGTCACCGACTTGCCGGAGCCGGACTCGCCGACGATGCCGAGCGTCTTGCCCTTCTCCAGGCTGAAGGTCAGCCCGTCGACGGACTTCACCAGGCCGTCGTCGGTGGAGAAGTGCACCTTCAGGTCCCGCACGTCGAGGAAGGCGGAGGGGGCCGGGGGCGCGGGGGCGGGCTCGGCGGCGGGCCGCCCGGCCGCCGTGGTCTTGTCCTGGGAAGAGTCGGTCACGAGAGCCTCACCCGCGGGTCGACGGCGGCGTACAGAACGTCCACCACCAGGTTGCACATGACGATGAAGAACGCGGCGAGCAGGGTGACGCCGAGAATGTTCGGCAGGTCGTTGGCGTTGATGGAGTCGACCGCGAAGGCGCCGACCCCCTTGAGCGAGAAGACCTGTTCGGTGATGAGCGCACCACCGAGCAGCAGGCCCAGGTCCATGCCGAAGACGGTGATGATCGGGGTGAGCGCGGCCCGCAGTCCGTGCCGGATCACCACCCGGCGCTCCCGCAGGCCCTTGGCGCGGGCGGTGCGGATGTAGTCCTCGCTCAGCGTCTCCAGCATGCCCGCCCGGGTGAGCCGGGCGTAGAGCGCCGAGTAGAGGAAGGCCAGGGTGACCCAGGGCAGGACCATGACCTGCGCCCAGCCCGCCGGATCGTCCAACAGCGGTACGTAGTCGCTGCGTTGGAAGATCGGCCACTGGTAGGTGAACAGGGCCAGCGCCAGCGCGCCGGTGAAGAACATCGGGAGCGAGACGCCGGCCAGCGCCACGCCCATCGCCATCCGGTCGAAGAGCGAACCGGGGCGGAGTGCGGAGAGCACACCGGTGGCGACACCGGACAGCACCCACAGCACCGCCGCGCCGGCGGCCAGCGACAGCGTCACCGGGAGCCGGGACTGGATCTCCGGCCAGACCTCGATGTGGGTCTTGAAGGAGTAACCGAAGCACGGCACATGGCACGTGGCCGCCTCCGGGCCGAACTTGTAGTCGACGCCGACGAAGATGCCCTTGAGGAAGTCCCAGTACTGCTCGTACACGGGCTTGTCCAGGCCCAGGTTCTTCTTCACCGCGGCGATGTCCGCGGGCGTGGGGGCCTTTCCGATGTACTGCTGGGCAAGCTGGTCGGTGCTCTGCCCGGCCAGCTTCGGCAGCAGGAAGAAGATGCCGAAGGTGACCGCGCTGACGATCAGCAGCAGGATCACTGCGCTGATCAACCTGCGGATGATGTACGAGAACACGGGGATGCGGCGCCGGTGCCGCGGGCCGGGAGCGACCGGCCCGCGGACACCAATGCCTTCACCTGCCTTCCAGGGCTGCTACTTCTTGACGCCGATGTTGAGGTAGTCGTACTCACCGCTGTAGGCCGAGGTGGACACCATGTTGGTGGCCTTGGGCGAGCGGTAGAGCAGGACCTTGAAGTAGGTCAGCGGGACGATCGCCGCCTGCTCCATCGCCTTCCGGTCGATGTCCCCGTACGCCTTCTCGCGGGCGGCCTTGTCGGTGTTGGCGATGGCGCTGTCGAGCAGGTTGTTGATCTCCGGGTCGTCCAGCTGCGACAGGTTGGAGTTGCCGGACTGGCTGATCGCCTTGCCGTGGAGGATCTGCTGGAGGTAGCCGTAGCCGGTCGGGAAGTCGGCGCCCCACTGCATCATCATCAGGCCGACGTTGTTGGCCTTGTCGAAGGCCGGCACACCGGCGTAGTCCGAGAAGTACTTGCTGGTCGGGTACTGCTGGAGCTTGGCGTTGATGCCGATCTTCTTCAGCGAGCCGATCACCGAGGTGGCCGCGTCGACCTCGTCCTGGCGGTCGTTGCGGGCCAGGATGGTGGTGGAGACGTTGCCGGCGCCGCACTTCTTCCAGTGCGCCTGCGCCTCGGTCAGGTCCAAGTTGTCGCCGTTGTACTTCTGCGGGTACAGGTCGTACTTCTGGTAGCCGGCGATGTCCGTCGGCAGGACCGTGGAGGCGATCTCACCGCGGATCGGGCCGCCGAGCGCGGTCTGCACGGCCTTCTTGTCGATGGCGTACTCGACGGCCTTGCGGCACTCGACGTTGTCGAACGGCGCCACCTTGGTGTTGATGGCGGTGTAGACCAGGCGCTGGCCGAGCGCGTTGTCGGTGTTGGCCTTCTGCGTGGGGTCGGTCAGCAGCTGGGCCTGGGTCTGGCCGTCCACGCCGCGTCCGGCCATGTCGACCTGGGTGTTGCCGGACTGGAGGTCCTTGTCGATGGTCGACTGGGCGACCTTGAGGTTGAGGACGATCTTGTCCGGCAGCTGCTTGCGCAGCGGGTCGTTGGCGGCGGACCACTGCGGGTTGCGGACCAGGGTGAGCTTCTTGCCCTCCTGGTAGCTCTCGAACTTGTACGAGCCGGTGGAGACCACGGACTTGGTGTAGTCCGCGCCCTTGTCCTTGGCCTGCGGGACCGGGGCGGTCTGCGGGGCGCTGACCAGCTGGTCGAACTCCGCGAACGGCTTCTTCAGATGGAAGACGATCGTCTGCGCGTCGGGCGTCTCTATGGACTTGAGCCCTTCCTTGCTCTTGTCCTTGTAGGGGCCCTTGTAGCCGCCGTCGTTGTCCACCAGGAACTGCTGGAAGTAGTTCGGGCCCAGGGAGAGGATGTCGCGGGCGAAGTTGCTGCGCTCCACCGCGTACTTGACGTCCTGGGAGGTGACGGGGTTGCCGTCCTCGAACTTGACGCCCTTGCGCAGCTTGTACGTCCAGGTCTTGCCGCCGTCGCTGGGCTTGCCCAACGACTCGGCGAGGTCCGGGACCAGCTCGTTGCCCTTGGTGCCGGGACCGGGCTTGAAGGTGGTGAGCGGACGCGCGTACAGGCGGCTGAAGTTGTAGACGAAGGCGTAGTAGGTGTTGCCCGGGTCGAAGGACTCGGGGGCGTCGCTCATCGCGTAGGTGAGGGTGCCCCCCTTCTCGTCCGAGGCGTTGACGACGCCCTTGGTGGCGGCGTTGGCCCCGGCCGAACTGCCGGAGGAGCCCTTTCCGCTGCAGCCGGCCAGCAAAAGGCCCGCACAGGTGATGGCCGCGACAGTCGCGACCGGAAGTGACCTTCGCATGATGCTCGGTGTCCCCTTCGTTCGTCGAGAAACGTCAGATCGAAACGGCTGGAAGTGAGGTGCCGGGCGGGCGGCCGGATCAGCGGCCGCGCGGGTCCAGCGCGTCCCTCAGACCGTCACCGAGCAGGTTGAACGCGAGCACGGTGACGAAGATCGCGAGACCGGGGACGATCATGTACTGGGGGTCGACCTCGTAGTACTTGACCGCCTGGGTGAGCGTGCCGCCCCAGGACGACTGGGGTGGCTGGATACCGACGCCCAGGAAGCTCAGCGCCGCCTCGAAGAGGATGTTGGAGGGGATCAGCAGCGTCGAGTAGACGATGACCGGCCCCACCAGGTTGGGCAGGAGTTCCCTGAAGAGGATGAACGGCCCGCGGGCACCCAGGCCGCGGGCGGCGGCCACGAACTCCCGCTCCCGCAGCGAGAGGGTCTGGGCCCGCACGATCCGGCCCATGTAGGGCCAGTTGAAGAAGCCGATCACGAAGATCAGCACCGAGATGTGCAGCGGCAGACCGTCCAGGCCGAAGGCGCCGCCCTGCAGCGACGCGGAGATCGCGATGGCGAAGAGCAGCAGCGGGAAGGCCAGGAAGACGTCCATCATGCGGCTGATGAACGCGTCCACCCGGCCGCGGTAGAAGCCGGCGACGACGCCGAGGACGGTGCCGATGGCCACCGACAGCAGCGTGGCGCCGAAGGCCACCAGCAGCGAGACCCAGGAGCCCTCCAGGATCCGGGAGAGCAGGTCACGGCCGAACTTGGGGTCCACGCCCAAGAGGTGGTCGGCGCTCATCCCGCCGAAGTCGCCCTTGGGAAGCGTGGTGTTGGGGTCGATCAGGTCCTGGTGCGGCTGGTTGGGGTCCAGGCCGAACAGGTGCTGCAGGGGCCGGGAGAGCGCGGCGGTCAGGATGAGCAGGATGACAACGATGGCACCCGCCATCGCGACCTTGTCGCGGCGGAAGCGCAGCCAGGCGATCTGGCCGAGCGAGCGCCCCTCGATCCGCTTGCTCTCCACGCCTTCCAGCACCGCTTCCGGCTGCGCCTGCGCAGCCGCCCCGGTGGTCTCGATCGGTGCGGTCACGGTGGATCAGAACCCCTCCCGGCCGACGGTGGCCGACCTGTGCGCGCCGCGGTGGCGGCCTGGTTTCTACCTCACTGGTGTGTCCCCCGGCCGCCATCTCCGCCAGGTCGCGCGGGAGTTGGCGCTGCGGACGTGTCGGAAGCGTGCGTGACGTCGGTGGGGGATGGCGCTCGTACAAAGGACCGAGGTCCTCGATGCCGGGAGTCTTCATCCGACTCGCGATCACTCACCAGCCCTGACGGTGAATGGATGCGTAACTGTGATGTGGTCCGCGGCTTTCCGTTATACGAACACCAGGGCGGACTCAGCGGTGCGCGAGGCGGTCGGAAGAGGCGTCAACCGCCGTGCGGAAAGGGGGAATTCAGGCCAAGAACGGCAGCGGGCGGGTGCCCGCCGCGGGCACCCGTCGGCGTCAATAGGGGCGCGGGTAGCCGTAACCGTAGGTGGGTCCGGGAACCGGCGGCTGGGCGTAGCCGTCGCGGTCGAAGAACGGACGGGCGCACGCCCGCATCCACATCCCGACCGGGTCGTACTCGTCGTTCATGGCGACCGTGGAGACCGGCAGACCGTCCGGCACGGCGCCCATCGACTGCTGGATCATCATCCGCGCGGCGTCCACCGACGGCTGCCCGGTGTCGTACAGATCCAGCCCGATCGCCAGATACGGGGCGCCGAGGGCGGGTTGCACCCAAGCCCGACGCAACGACCGCACGGGGGGCGTCCGGTGGGCGTTCTGCGCGAGCAGGGCGTAGAACTGCGGGATGTCGATGACCGGTTCGGAGATCCGCAGCGGTCCGGCGGGCAGTCGGTCGAGGCCGGCGGCGATCCGGCGCAGGTCGAGCCAGGGGATGCCGACG is a genomic window containing:
- a CDS encoding ABC transporter ATP-binding protein; its protein translation is MTDSSQDKTTAAGRPAAEPAPAPPAPSAFLDVRDLKVHFSTDDGLVKSVDGLTFSLEKGKTLGIVGESGSGKSVTSLAIMGLHRASRQQRSKVRMSGEIWLDGKELVAADPDEVRRLRGREMAMIFQDPLSALHPFYTVGQQIVEAYRVHHDVDKKTARKRAVEMLDRVGIPQPDKRVDDHPHQFSGGMRQRAMIAMALVNNPELLIADEPTTALDVTVQAQILDLIRDLQKEFGSAVVIITHDLGVVAELADDLLVMYGGRCVERGPSDEVFATPQHPYTWGLLGSMPRIDRDQTDRLIPVKGSPPSLINVPSGCAFNPRCPYADVPKDNVTRTVRPELQQVDGRHFSACHLPREERERIWTEEIAPKL
- a CDS encoding ABC transporter permease, whose amino-acid sequence is MFSYIIRRLISAVILLLIVSAVTFGIFFLLPKLAGQSTDQLAQQYIGKAPTPADIAAVKKNLGLDKPVYEQYWDFLKGIFVGVDYKFGPEAATCHVPCFGYSFKTHIEVWPEIQSRLPVTLSLAAGAAVLWVLSGVATGVLSALRPGSLFDRMAMGVALAGVSLPMFFTGALALALFTYQWPIFQRSDYVPLLDDPAGWAQVMVLPWVTLAFLYSALYARLTRAGMLETLSEDYIRTARAKGLRERRVVIRHGLRAALTPIITVFGMDLGLLLGGALITEQVFSLKGVGAFAVDSINANDLPNILGVTLLAAFFIVMCNLVVDVLYAAVDPRVRLS
- a CDS encoding ABC transporter substrate-binding protein; translated protein: MRRSLPVATVAAITCAGLLLAGCSGKGSSGSSAGANAATKGVVNASDEKGGTLTYAMSDAPESFDPGNTYYAFVYNFSRLYARPLTTFKPGPGTKGNELVPDLAESLGKPSDGGKTWTYKLRKGVKFEDGNPVTSQDVKYAVERSNFARDILSLGPNYFQQFLVDNDGGYKGPYKDKSKEGLKSIETPDAQTIVFHLKKPFAEFDQLVSAPQTAPVPQAKDKGADYTKSVVSTGSYKFESYQEGKKLTLVRNPQWSAANDPLRKQLPDKIVLNLKVAQSTIDKDLQSGNTQVDMAGRGVDGQTQAQLLTDPTQKANTDNALGQRLVYTAINTKVAPFDNVECRKAVEYAIDKKAVQTALGGPIRGEIASTVLPTDIAGYQKYDLYPQKYNGDNLDLTEAQAHWKKCGAGNVSTTILARNDRQDEVDAATSVIGSLKKIGINAKLQQYPTSKYFSDYAGVPAFDKANNVGLMMMQWGADFPTGYGYLQQILHGKAISQSGNSNLSQLDDPEINNLLDSAIANTDKAAREKAYGDIDRKAMEQAAIVPLTYFKVLLYRSPKATNMVSTSAYSGEYDYLNIGVKK
- a CDS encoding ABC transporter permease, with the translated sequence MTAPIETTGAAAQAQPEAVLEGVESKRIEGRSLGQIAWLRFRRDKVAMAGAIVVILLILTAALSRPLQHLFGLDPNQPHQDLIDPNTTLPKGDFGGMSADHLLGVDPKFGRDLLSRILEGSWVSLLVAFGATLLSVAIGTVLGVVAGFYRGRVDAFISRMMDVFLAFPLLLFAIAISASLQGGAFGLDGLPLHISVLIFVIGFFNWPYMGRIVRAQTLSLREREFVAAARGLGARGPFILFRELLPNLVGPVIVYSTLLIPSNILFEAALSFLGVGIQPPQSSWGGTLTQAVKYYEVDPQYMIVPGLAIFVTVLAFNLLGDGLRDALDPRGR
- a CDS encoding enhanced serine sensitivity protein SseB C-terminal domain-containing protein, whose translation is MSAGAHQGAAADQVEQMLRQVSPGRYDAYEALLGALAHGQVWMLLWHGRAGQPDAQYGNMEVDGLGYAPCVTSAAELAASGWTRDHELVSGPEIAASLFPDRWGLWLNPHAPGGGVGIPWLDLRRIAAGLDRLPAGPLRISEPVIDIPQFYALLAQNAHRTPPVRSLRRAWVQPALGAPYLAIGLDLYDTGQPSVDAARMMIQQSMGAVPDGLPVSTVAMNDEYDPVGMWMRACARPFFDRDGYAQPPVPGPTYGYGYPRPY